From one Patescibacteria group bacterium genomic stretch:
- a CDS encoding ATP-binding protein — MININKLEDIISDQSSAFRSKDIGVIRDINFQKYLRTNQITAISGIRRSGKSTLLAQFSRKIKQFYYISFDDERLLGFEVSDFQNLMLAFRKTHQAQTIFLDEIQNVPKWERFVRRIYDEGYKVFITGSNAKLLGSELATHLTGRYFKIDLYPFSFKEFLMFKKKDFQMKGTIAQADILKNFDYYLKQGGFPEFVKHQDSEFVKRIYEDVIYKDLLVRFQIKDTKNFKQLANYLFANFTQEISYHSLKNTLNFKSATSVKNYLEFMQESYLIFELYKYDYSLKKQYVSDKKVYVIDNGMRNTVAFSFSEDKGKMLENLIFIELKRRGQEIYYYKDKKECDFIIKEKNKITSAVQATLALTKENKKREIEGLLEAMDEFKLKQGLILTLNEEDIIKIDKKKLIIKPVYKWLIGTDV; from the coding sequence ATGATAAACATAAACAAATTAGAAGATATTATTTCTGATCAATCAAGCGCCTTTAGGTCCAAAGACATAGGCGTAATTCGGGACATTAATTTTCAGAAATATTTAAGAACCAACCAAATAACCGCTATTTCTGGCATCAGGAGGAGCGGCAAGTCAACGCTTTTAGCTCAATTTTCAAGAAAAATAAAGCAATTTTATTATATTAGTTTTGACGACGAAAGGCTTCTGGGTTTTGAGGTTTCAGATTTCCAAAATTTAATGCTGGCATTCCGCAAAACGCATCAGGCCCAAACGATTTTTTTGGACGAAATTCAGAATGTGCCGAAATGGGAAAGGTTTGTCAGAAGAATTTATGATGAAGGCTATAAAGTTTTTATAACCGGGTCAAACGCCAAGTTGCTTGGCTCGGAGCTGGCCACCCATTTAACCGGCCGTTATTTTAAAATAGATCTGTATCCTTTTTCTTTTAAGGAATTTCTGATGTTTAAGAAAAAAGATTTTCAAATGAAGGGAACGATCGCTCAAGCCGATATTTTAAAAAATTTTGATTATTATTTGAAACAAGGCGGATTTCCGGAATTTGTTAAGCATCAAGACAGCGAATTTGTTAAACGAATTTACGAAGATGTGATTTATAAGGATTTGTTGGTTCGTTTCCAAATTAAAGACACTAAAAATTTTAAACAATTAGCGAATTATTTATTTGCTAATTTTACTCAAGAAATAAGCTATCATTCTTTAAAAAATACTTTAAACTTTAAGAGCGCAACCTCGGTTAAGAATTATTTGGAATTTATGCAGGAAAGCTATTTGATTTTTGAATTATACAAATATGATTATTCGCTCAAAAAACAATATGTATCCGACAAAAAAGTTTATGTTATAGACAACGGCATGAGAAACACGGTGGCATTTTCTTTTTCAGAAGACAAAGGCAAGATGCTGGAAAATTTAATTTTTATTGAATTAAAAAGACGAGGCCAGGAAATTTATTATTATAAAGACAAAAAAGAATGCGATTTTATTATTAAAGAAAAAAATAAAATTACCTCGGCTGTCCAAGCAACCCTGGCTCTAACCAAAGAAAACAAAAAGAGGGAAATTGAAGGTTTATTAGAAGCGATGGATGAGTTTAAATTAAAGCAAGGTCTTATTCTTACCTTGAATGAAGAA
- a CDS encoding four helix bundle protein: MAQYSHLPIYIKTYEFIKFVYRVVQQFRKEYKYSLGAELQQIIWQVLDEIIQTNSLPDSQKKEGIEKISRLFDKFKIRFRLAYEIGLITSKKFSQAQKEFGG; this comes from the coding sequence ATGGCTCAATATTCCCATTTGCCGATTTATATCAAAACTTATGAGTTCATTAAATTTGTTTACAGGGTCGTCCAGCAATTTCGCAAAGAATATAAATATAGTTTGGGCGCAGAATTGCAACAGATAATCTGGCAGGTATTAGATGAAATTATCCAAACCAATTCTTTGCCAGACAGCCAGAAGAAGGAAGGCATTGAAAAAATCAGCCGACTTTTTGATAAATTTAAAATTCGGTTTCGGTTGGCTTATGAAATTGGTCTTATTACTTCCAAAAAATTCAGCCAAGCGCAAAAGGAATTTGGCGGGTAA
- a CDS encoding DUF1566 domain-containing protein has protein sequence MSPWLATLKFILVVVASIGLVAAIVKAGSLTPSASPAATFYTLTDIYNRLATNATNTEANHDFAPSALPAATLYTLKQIYEAIPDIATTTVKLGTSYLGVAGTLTPDGGTAAAADVFSAKTAHLTADWTLDTGTLVLACATSSFDGADNLVSTAYDGAGDGSNRWCMKDTGDAADTDILAGKIAWVDGVEVTGSITTQTLSDANDTVSAGYYEATTLAAVDSYLASANIKSGVTIFGFAGNVNVVDTSAGDAAAGDIANDKIAFVDGAQVTGSMFTNQKNQTKDDWVSSTGTSGEYTGEEATWTIIADLPASDYQAINYLGSVAAGEDEPSELDLFSGMIKRDGRTGLYWSDVAAEAGSASSTKNTFGAVTDGTRPTGGRAIGFCNALNSYNSGGGFGGYSDWYLPTQKQLQQAYIDGSANSLPNPGNNFWSSTENYNNTANAWNVNLNNGNTSYGTKTFSYNVRCVR, from the coding sequence ATGAGCCCTTGGCTGGCAACGCTCAAATTCATTTTAGTAGTAGTAGCTTCTATTGGCTTGGTGGCGGCTATTGTCAAAGCCGGCTCTTTAACGCCATCCGCCAGCCCAGCCGCGACTTTTTACACTTTAACTGACATTTACAACCGGCTGGCGACCAACGCCACTAACACCGAAGCTAATCACGATTTTGCGCCTTCTGCTTTGCCTGCCGCCACTCTTTACACTCTTAAGCAGATTTATGAGGCAATTCCGGATATTGCCACGACTACGGTCAAACTGGGTACCTCGTATCTTGGCGTAGCCGGCACTTTAACTCCGGACGGCGGCACGGCTGCGGCGGCTGATGTTTTTTCCGCTAAAACCGCGCACTTAACCGCGGACTGGACTTTAGATACCGGCACCCTTGTTTTAGCTTGCGCCACTTCCAGCTTTGACGGCGCAGACAATCTGGTTTCCACTGCTTATGACGGCGCCGGCGACGGCTCTAACCGCTGGTGCATGAAAGACACGGGCGATGCCGCGGACACGGATATCCTTGCCGGCAAAATCGCCTGGGTGGATGGCGTAGAAGTAACCGGTTCAATAACCACTCAAACTTTATCAGATGCTAACGATACCGTGAGCGCCGGTTATTATGAGGCTACGACTTTGGCCGCTGTGGATTCGTATTTGGCCAGCGCCAACATTAAAAGCGGTGTAACAATTTTTGGTTTTGCTGGCAATGTTAATGTGGTGGACACTTCCGCCGGCGACGCCGCGGCTGGCGATATTGCCAATGATAAAATTGCTTTTGTTGACGGCGCGCAGGTTACTGGCAGTATGTTCACCAATCAAAAAAACCAAACCAAAGATGACTGGGTTAGTTCTACTGGCACGAGCGGTGAATACACCGGCGAGGAGGCGACCTGGACCATAATAGCGGACTTGCCAGCAAGCGATTACCAAGCGATAAATTATCTGGGCTCGGTTGCTGCTGGCGAGGACGAGCCGTCTGAACTGGATTTATTTAGCGGTATGATTAAAAGAGATGGGCGCACGGGCTTGTACTGGTCCGATGTAGCGGCAGAAGCCGGTTCCGCCAGCTCAACTAAAAATACTTTTGGCGCAGTGACTGACGGAACCAGGCCAACCGGGGGTCGAGCCATTGGTTTTTGCAACGCGTTAAACTCGTATAATTCAGGAGGCGGTTTTGGCGGTTATAGCGATTGGTATTTGCCAACGCAGAAACAATTACAACAGGCCTATATTGACGGTTCTGCTAACAGTTTGCCTAATCCCGGCAACAACTTCTGGTCTTCTACGGAGAACTACAATAATACTGCCAATGCCTGGAACGTGAACTTGAACAACGGCAACACGAGCTACGGTACTAAGACTTTCAGTTACAATGTCCGCTGTGTTCGTTAA